One genomic window of Solanum dulcamara chromosome 10, daSolDulc1.2, whole genome shotgun sequence includes the following:
- the LOC129869807 gene encoding uncharacterized protein LOC129869807 yields MSVEDMLKQIMTHQAKLASDARQNQLATQNLEKQIGQLASAHSSRQQGGLPGNTDPNPKQVNVMSTRSGYPLTELAPKAQSAEEKGKEQGIPKYAKFVKDIVANKSKLAEFATVALTEECSSRILNKSKLPAKLKDPSSFTVQVTIGKYSNVRGLCDLGASINLMPRSMLKKLGLGELKGTTILLQLADHSVASPDGIIEDILVQVGSLIFPVDFVVLDFEPDPDVPFILGRSFLATGGALINVAAGRLTMRAHDKVEVFDVYHALKLPAIYEELSAVTIIDEEISAQCTTSNDPLAKVVMGQDIE; encoded by the exons ATGAGTGTTGAGGACATGTTGAAACAAATCATGACACACCAAGCCAAGCTAGCTTCCGATGCCCGACAAAATCAACTGGCTacccaaaatttagagaaacaGATTGGGCAATTAGCAAGTGCACATAGTTCTCGCCAACAAGGGGGCTTACCAGGTAACACTGATCCCAATCCCAAACAGGTGAATGTCATGAGTACTCGCAGTGGTTACCCACTCACTGAATTGGCTCCCAAAGCACAATCGGCAGAGGAAAAAGGCAAAGAGCAA GGAATCCCAAAGTATGCTAAATTCGTCAAGGATATTGTGGCCAATAAAAGCAAGTTAGCTGAATTTGCAACTGTGGCACTCactgaagagtgtagttcaagaatcttgaacaaaaGCAAGCTTCCAGCTAAACTAAAAGATCCAAGTAGTTTCACGGTGCAGGTAACCATCGGTAAATATAGTAATGTAAGAGGTCTCTGTGATTTGGGTGCTAGTATCAACTTAATGCCTAGatccatgcttaagaaattaggccTGGGAGAACTTAAAGGAACAACTATTTTGCTACAATTAGCGGATCATTCTGTAGCTAGCCCTGATGGTATCATTGAAGATATTTTAGTACAAGTAGGATCCCTCATCTTTcctgttgattttgttgttttAGATTTTGAGCCAGACCCTGATGTTCCTTTTATCTTAGGACGCTCGTTCTTAGCAACAGGCGGGGCACTAATTAATGTGGCTGCAGGTAGATTGACTATGAGAGCACATGATAAAGTGGAAGTGTTTGATGTATATCATGCACTGAAATTGCCTGCAATTTATGAGGAGCTGTCTGCTGTAACCATCATTGATGAGGAAATATCAGCTCAATGTACTACCTCAAATGATCCATTGGCGAAAGTCGTAatgggtcaagatattgaaTAG